One Lysinibacillus sp. OF-1 DNA segment encodes these proteins:
- the mutM gene encoding bifunctional DNA-formamidopyrimidine glycosylase/DNA-(apurinic or apyrimidinic site) lyase produces MPELPEVEGVVQALKPKIEGRTIQQVQLSERVHFSFSEGKQCIVKQAEPDAFEITMSQMTITKIERRAKYIFFHLLRDNVPYVLVSHLGMTGAWFVVNSPEEIHEAKFQKHIHATFKMADGGYLIYSDIRRFGELRFLTKIEDHAPLTKMAPEPFDEHACDFFIAKSKLPKYENKAVKEVIMDGQVISGCGNIYATEALFAQKIHPARKMNRISEKRKRALFKEIVTVLRQSIEAGGSTISDYRNINGEAGSMQNRLQMYGKKLCPVCETATSQMTIGGRTSVYCPNCQH; encoded by the coding sequence ATGCCTGAATTACCAGAGGTGGAAGGTGTCGTCCAGGCATTGAAACCAAAGATTGAAGGACGCACCATTCAACAGGTTCAACTATCTGAAAGAGTACATTTCTCTTTTAGTGAAGGGAAACAATGTATTGTAAAACAAGCAGAGCCTGATGCTTTTGAAATAACGATGTCCCAGATGACCATTACCAAAATTGAACGACGAGCGAAATACATTTTCTTTCATTTGCTGAGGGATAATGTTCCATATGTCCTTGTCAGTCATTTAGGCATGACAGGTGCCTGGTTTGTTGTCAATTCACCAGAAGAAATCCATGAGGCAAAATTCCAAAAGCATATTCATGCCACATTTAAAATGGCTGATGGAGGATACTTGATTTATTCGGATATTCGCCGCTTTGGCGAACTTCGCTTTCTAACAAAAATTGAAGATCATGCGCCATTAACAAAAATGGCCCCAGAGCCATTTGATGAGCATGCATGTGACTTTTTTATAGCAAAATCTAAATTACCGAAATATGAAAATAAGGCGGTAAAAGAAGTGATTATGGATGGGCAAGTCATATCGGGCTGTGGCAATATTTATGCTACAGAGGCATTGTTTGCTCAGAAAATTCACCCAGCACGCAAAATGAACCGCATCAGTGAAAAGCGGAAGCGGGCATTATTCAAGGAAATTGTTACTGTCCTACGTCAAAGCATTGAAGCAGGCGGTTCAACAATATCTGACTATCGAAACATTAATGGGGAAGCTGGGAGTATGCAAAATCGACTGCAAATGTATGGGAAAAAGCTATGTCCAGTATGTGAAACGGCAACAAGTCAAATGACGATTGGTGGGCGTACCTCAGTTTATTGCCCAAATTGTCAACATTAA